GACTACCTCAAGCGCCTGGAGGCCGGTGAGGGACGCGAGGCGTACGACGGGCTCACCGAGCGGGAGAAGGAGATCCTGACGCTCGTCGCCGAAGGCGCGTCCAACCAGGAAATTGCGCAGCGCCTGTTCATCAGCGTCAAGACGGTCCAGACCCATCGCGCCCACATCATGGAGAAGCTCGAGCTCCACGATCGAACCCAGCTCGTCCGGTACGCCATCCGCAAGGGCCTGATCGAACCGTAACGGCATCGGCGCCGGCGGGCGCCGCATCGAGGGACAACGTGACGAACGACACGCTACGGACCGCGTACCCGTCCGACCGGGAGGCCGACGCGGTGCTCCGCGACGGCACGGCGATCCGCATCCGCCCGATCCGGTCCGATGACGAGACTCATCTCGGAACGTTCCTTCTGCGACTGTCGGCAGACTCGCGGGCGCTCCGGTTCTTCGGCGCGACCTCCGACGATGCGGTCATCGCGTACGCTCGTCGGGCGGTGGACGTCGACTACGATCGGCACTTCGGGTTGATCGCCGTGGCGGGCACGGACGAACGCATCGTCGGTCACGCCGCGTACAATTCCCCGCGCGGTAACACGGCGGAGGCATCGTTCGCCGTCGCGGAGGACTACCAGGGGCGCGGCCTCGGCACGATCCTCCTCGGACACCTGTGCGAGATCGCGGCGGCGCACGGCATCCGCGTCTTCGAGGCGCTCGTCCTCCCCGACAACACCCAGATGATCGCGGTGTTCCGCGAAGCCGGCTTCCCCATCAACGTCCGGTTCACCGGCTCCGAACTCACCGTCACGTTCCCCACCGCGATGACGCAGGAAGCGCTCGATCACTTCTACCGTCGGGATCAAATCGCGGCGGAGAACGCGCTGCGGGCCTTCTTTGCCCCGAGAGCGGTCGCAGTGATCGGCGCGTCTCGCCGCCGGGGGACGATCGGCGGCGAGATCTTTCACAACATCGCGAGCTATGGGCTCCACGTGCCGGTGTACCCGATCAACCCGTCGGCCGCGACGGTGCAGGACGTCCCGGCGTTCCGCACCATCGAGGACGTCCCGGGATCGGTCGACCTCGCGGTCATCGCGGTCCCCGCGGCGGAGGTGATCGACGTTGCCGCCGCCTGCGGGCGCAAGGGGGTCCGTGCCCTCGTGGTCATCTCCGCCGGATTCGGTGAGATTGGCGGCGAAGGCCAGGCGCGACAGGCAGAACTGCTCCGGGTCTGCCGTGAGACCGGGATGCGGCTCATCGGCCCCAACTGCATGGGGGTCATCAACACCGATCCGGCGGTCCGCCTGAACGCGACGTTTGCGCCCCGTATTCCGCCGACAGGTCGCGTGGGATTCTCCTCACAGAGCGGAGGGTTGGGCCTGGCGATCATCGAGTACGCGAACCGGCTCGGGCTGGGGTTGTCCACCTTCGTCTCGATCGGGAATAAGGCGGATATCTCCGGCAACGATCTACTCAACTACTGGGAATCCGACCCGAACACCGACGTCATCCTCTTCTACCTGGAGTCGTTCGGCAACCCGCGGCGGTTTTCGCAGATCGCGCGCCGCGTGGCCCGGACGAAGCCCATCGTCGCGGTGAAGAGCGGCCGGTCGCCCGCGGGCGCGCGGGCCACGTCATCGCACACCGGCGCGCTCCTCGCCGCGTCCGACGTCACCGTGGACGCGCTGTTCCGGCAGGCCGGGGTGGTCCGAACCGACACGCTCGAGGAATTGTTCGATGTGGCGGCGCTCCTGGCGAATCAGCCGGCACCGACCGGCCGCCGCATCGCGATCATCACGAACGGCGGCGGACCCGGCATCTTGTGCGCGGACGCCTGCGAAGCCGAAGGGCTGCAGGTGCCCGAGCTTGCGCCCGAGACGCAGGCCCGGCTGCGGGCGTTCCTCCCGCCGGAGGCGAGCGTTCACAACCCGGTCGACATGATCGCATCGGCGCCGGCCGACGCGTACCGGGAGTCGATCCGCGCGGTGACGGACGACCCGGGGATCGACGCGGTCGTGGTCATCTTCGTCCCACCGCTCGTCACCCAGGCAGAGGATGTCGCCCGCGCGATCATCGAGGCCGCGCGCGGGCTCACGAGCCGGAAACCGATCGGCACCGTCTTCATGTCGGCCCGCGGGGTGCCGGATGCGCTGACCGCGGCCGACGTCCGCATTCCTTCGTTCGCGTTCCCGGAGTCGGCGGCGATCGCGTTCGCGCGGGCGGCCCGATACGGAGAGTGGCGGGCTCGACCGCTTGCCCCCGTGCCGCAGCTCGAGGATGTGCAGCGCGAGCAGGCGGCCGCGGTCGTGGCGGGCGCGCTGCGTCGCGGTGGCGGCTGGCTGACTCCCGAGGAGACATACGAGGTGCTCACGTGCTACGGCGTTCCCGTAGCGCCGCAGCGCATCGTCGCCACGCCCGAAGACGCGGGCCTCGCCGCCGAAACGATCGGGGGAGAGATCGCGCTGAAGGCGGTCAGCGCCGACATCCTGCATAAGACGGACCTGGGCGGTGTGCACCTGCATCTCCGGGGCGCGCAAGCCGTGCAGGACGCGGCGCAGGCGATGCAGGACGCGCTCGCCGCCTCCGGTCATCCGCCGTCGGGGTACCTTGTCCAGGCCATGGCCGACCCCGGACCGGAAATGATCGTGGGGGTCGTCCAGGACGCGCAGTTCGGACCGGTGGTCGCGTGCGGCGCCGGCGGCACCGCGGTCGAGCTGATTCACGACGTCGCCATCCGGCTCACGCCGCTCACCCGCGAGGACGCCGACCAGATGATCCGAAGTCTCAAGACCTATCCCCTCCTGACTGGGTACCGCGGCCGCCCCGCGACCGACGTGGCCGCGTTGACCGACGTGCTGGTTCGTGTCGGCGCCCTCGCCGAGGATCTCCCCCAGGTCGCGGAGCTCGACTGCAACCCGATCATCGCCCAACCGCACGGCGCGTCGGTCGTGGATGCCCGCATCCGGGTGACGAACGTGGAACCACCGTCGCACCTCAAGCGCCGCGCCTAAGGCCTTCCGCACGGCAGGCCGCAGCGCCGAACCGGGGCAGCGTCGCTCGCAGGGAGGCCCGTGGGATGTTCCGCATCACGTTCCTGGGCGCGGTCCGCACGGTCACCGGCTCGATGCACCTGGTCGAAGCCGGCGGCGTGCGCCTGCTTCTGGACTGCGGATTGTTTCAAGGTCACCGCGAGGACGCAGATCGTATCAACCGGGGTCTTCCCGTTGACGCCACGGGCATCGACGCGGTCGTGCTGTCGCACGCGCACCTCGACCACTGCGGGAATCTGCCGACGCTCGTCACCCGCGGGTTCCGCGGCCCGATCTACTGCACGGACGCCACGCGGGAACTGGCGGCGCTGGTCCTCCGTGACAGCGCCAAAGTGCAACTGCAGGACGCGGCGTTCGTCAACACGGTGCGGCACGGACCGCCCACCGCGGTCCCCCTGTACACCGAGGACGACGTCGACCAGACGGTGCGGGCGCTCGCCGGCGTCGCCTACGGACGGGCCTTTGCGATCGGTGACGCCAGGATCACTTTGCTCGATGCCGGCCACATCCTGGGATCGGCGATCACCGTCATCGAGGCCGATGGGCGCACGCTCGTCTTTACGGGAGACCTCGGGCGTCCCGGTCCCCTCCTGCTCCGGGACCCAGAGACCCCGCCGGCCGCCGACGTTCTGGTGATGGAATCCACATACGGAGGACGGACGCACGAGTCCCTCGCCTCGGGCGAGGCGCGGCTCGGTGAGACGGTGCGGGAGACGGTCGCCCGCGGAGGGAAGGTGCTGGTCCCCTCGTTTGCGTTGGAACGGACCCAGGACCTGGCGTACGCGCTGCATC
This portion of the bacterium genome encodes:
- a CDS encoding MBL fold metallo-hydrolase is translated as MFRITFLGAVRTVTGSMHLVEAGGVRLLLDCGLFQGHREDADRINRGLPVDATGIDAVVLSHAHLDHCGNLPTLVTRGFRGPIYCTDATRELAALVLRDSAKVQLQDAAFVNTVRHGPPTAVPLYTEDDVDQTVRALAGVAYGRAFAIGDARITLLDAGHILGSAITVIEADGRTLVFTGDLGRPGPLLLRDPETPPAADVLVMESTYGGRTHESLASGEARLGETVRETVARGGKVLVPSFALERTQDLAYALHRLRQAGQVPAVPVFVDSPMATDATEIFRRHPECFGDTIRAMLAHEDPFGFRGLRYVRSATDSKALNEISEPFVVIATSGMCESGRILHHLRHHLGDARSTLLIVSFQAPHTLGARLAAGISPVNVFGQPHAV
- a CDS encoding GNAT family N-acetyltransferase, yielding MTNDTLRTAYPSDREADAVLRDGTAIRIRPIRSDDETHLGTFLLRLSADSRALRFFGATSDDAVIAYARRAVDVDYDRHFGLIAVAGTDERIVGHAAYNSPRGNTAEASFAVAEDYQGRGLGTILLGHLCEIAAAHGIRVFEALVLPDNTQMIAVFREAGFPINVRFTGSELTVTFPTAMTQEALDHFYRRDQIAAENALRAFFAPRAVAVIGASRRRGTIGGEIFHNIASYGLHVPVYPINPSAATVQDVPAFRTIEDVPGSVDLAVIAVPAAEVIDVAAACGRKGVRALVVISAGFGEIGGEGQARQAELLRVCRETGMRLIGPNCMGVINTDPAVRLNATFAPRIPPTGRVGFSSQSGGLGLAIIEYANRLGLGLSTFVSIGNKADISGNDLLNYWESDPNTDVILFYLESFGNPRRFSQIARRVARTKPIVAVKSGRSPAGARATSSHTGALLAASDVTVDALFRQAGVVRTDTLEELFDVAALLANQPAPTGRRIAIITNGGGPGILCADACEAEGLQVPELAPETQARLRAFLPPEASVHNPVDMIASAPADAYRESIRAVTDDPGIDAVVVIFVPPLVTQAEDVARAIIEAARGLTSRKPIGTVFMSARGVPDALTAADVRIPSFAFPESAAIAFARAARYGEWRARPLAPVPQLEDVQREQAAAVVAGALRRGGGWLTPEETYEVLTCYGVPVAPQRIVATPEDAGLAAETIGGEIALKAVSADILHKTDLGGVHLHLRGAQAVQDAAQAMQDALAASGHPPSGYLVQAMADPGPEMIVGVVQDAQFGPVVACGAGGTAVELIHDVAIRLTPLTREDADQMIRSLKTYPLLTGYRGRPATDVAALTDVLVRVGALAEDLPQVAELDCNPIIAQPHGASVVDARIRVTNVEPPSHLKRRA